In Oncorhynchus mykiss isolate Arlee chromosome 19, USDA_OmykA_1.1, whole genome shotgun sequence, the sequence CCACACCAAGCAGTGAGTGATCTTTTCAATTCTAGGTTATTCGGAACTTCCATAAGCTAACTGACTTCAGCTGTAGTTGCTCAAAATGTTTATTATATACCTGTAAAAagtttaatgtatttatttaaaaggTCATCTTGATTAACCGTAACTTATTGCTTTACTAAAGGCTTTAATAAAAGGAAAGTGCTGAAGGAATAAAGTGCTGCTGATTTTGGGAAAATATCAATCCATTCATAATATTtgcattttattgttattattgcaCAAAaaagtggtatatttaagcagtaaggcctggggggtgtggtatatggacaatataccacggctaaggtctgTTCTTTTTAAGCACtacgcaatgcggagtgcctggatacagcccttagtagtggtatattggccatataccacaaaccccccctGTTGCTCTATTGTTATTATAAAccggttaccaacgtaattagagcagtaaaaataaatgttttgtcatgcacgtggtatacagtctgatataccatggctgtcagccaatctgcattcagggctcaaagcacccagtttataatgttacTTTTTGGACTGAGATTATGATTTGCCACTGACTGTATGGTGGTGTGATTGTGAAGGTGTCACGTGTCATAGCCTACCTGTATCTGTGGTCCATTGATTGTACTCATTCATGGCCACAGATACTGTGTTTTTGGGCCAAAAGGCCAaatgtaaaaacaacaacaacaacaaattgaTTTATTGATGTATTGGGTAGTGATGCTCATCGTTGAGACCCATTGCCTGTGTGACTTCAGTTTTAGATATTTCTTGAGATGCTTCACGTTTTAGTCCTGTGTTGCAATGTAACGGTTTTgaaatgtatgtacagtcacaAGGAAAGAATGTAACAAGAGGAGGATCGACATTGTACATAACTGTAATTATGTAtgcttattttattatttgtacCATATCAATGCCTtgtacagtgtttttttttttcgtttacaattattttgtattttatttttataaactGGTTATAAATAAAATACTCATTCAGCATGCAGAAAACACCTAAACTGTTtgcctatttattttatttgagaagTGGTCTGCAACAGTGCACTATTGTAATGCAAATGTCACATTTGCCTAGTATTTTCACGTAATATTGGAACCGGTTCCGGTTTGAGTGCTGTTTGCACTTAAACGTTGATTTGTCCGTCGCAGGAAATGATCTGACGGAAGTAGACATGCTGTCCTGTTTCTGGAGCGCGCCCCAGGGCAATGCAGTAGCGACATTCGCGCGCCTGCTCCCATTCTGGTACGCCCCCAACTCCAAGCAGCAGGCAGAGTGCCAGACGGCGCCTGCTCAGACCAGAATGGCGGCTCTTTTGGAATCGCTGCTGCAGAAGGAAGTGGAAGCTATCAAGGCCGTAGAATGGTTAAAACACGACGGGGTAAGTGACAATTGCAAACCCGAGATTAAGTGGATTTCGTGGGGCCTGGTTTCAATAGTTTTGCGTGCGCTGCGAAATGTCATCGTGGAACGGATGTAAACAAAACTTTTTCCACTGCTCGCTCACCTGCTGTTTTCAATATGGAAACTAGGCTAGCTAGCCAGTTTGCTAGCTAACTGTTAAGAAATCAATAGCTTACCAGCTAGTCAACTGACAACTCGCTACCTGTCGTATCATCTTCAGAATGATGTAAATCAGGTCATCAACTAACGTAACTAGTTCTTTATGAAAGTATTGCTAGCTAATGATGACCACTTCAagatagctagttaacgttatgTAGCTAGATATTCTTGAGATGTTCTCATACATTCTTCCTACTGTTATTGTCACAACAGGACAGTGACAGCTTGGCATGGTGTAAGCCACTGAAGATCGAAAGACAGGAGTTTGTTCCTTTCCTGTTGAACTTCCTGCGAGAGCAGAGCTGCTCCACCCTCACCCATGGCCCTGCCACACCCGCCAAGACCCCCAGCCACCCCAGGGTCTCCCAGCCCTCTCAGCAGGGGCCAGGCTTCTCCAGTGAGCATAGGGGGGACTGCAGATCTACCGGACCTGGAACCGGTCCTCGTAGTGCCAGCCGTGTACAGCtattctcctccactccctccctgtctcctgggGCTGAGTGGGATACTACCCAACCCCCATCTGGCTCCCACTGCCTGGGTGGGATCAGTGCCCTCAGTAGTCCTTCCTTCAGCTCAGCCAGGAGCCCtgctccatcctccacctccagGCACACTCCCTCAGAGCGCCGCTCCACCCAGAGAGCCAGTTTGGGGGATTTCATGCCGTCACCTCCAGAGCTCCAGCACCACCACAGTCTCAGCCTGGGGGTCCAGCAGCAGCCGCGTGGCCGCAGGAGGAGTGCTGGGATGGGAGGGCAGGGAAGGCAGGGTGGGGGGCGTGGTGTGTTCCAGACTGACGAGGTGGGGCCAGGAAGATCTGAGGGTGgtgggaggaagggaaggggaggaggggctAATAAAATGGGTGACCCAGCTGTGTCACCTCCAATGGCTCAGATGACAACTCTGGTCCAGCTCAACTTAACCAATCTGGAAGACTTCCCACCTATGGGGATGTCGCATGCATCACCAGCGTGAGTTCTGTTCTAtgccttgaattgaatttaagaACACTGAATGAAACGTTCTCACCTGTGAATTCAATAAGAGATCAATCAAAAATATCTTACTTCAACCAAAACAATGAACAACAATGTTATTTTTATCATACTGTTCTGTCCTCCCCACTTCTTTCTCCACTAGACTGCATACAAAACCATCTCGGAGGATCAACCCAACCCCAGTCAGTGCAGAGCGGCCTCACTCCAGACCGAAGACCTGTTTCACTTCCACCCCCTTCAGCACCAGGCCCTCCAGCCCTTCCCCAGTCCCCGAGGCAGTCACTGGGGCCATCGAAGGGAGCATCACTGGGGCCCTGAACGTGGGCAGCCCCCCTCTCAGTctgcaggaggagagagaactgCTAAAGAAAGTGAAGTAAGTGGGTTAAGAAGGCCAGTCACCATTTATAACACACACCTTCTAGGACTGATTTCCCAAACACAGCCAAATCCTGGACAAAAAATTGTTTTGAATGGAAAATCTCAATtgaaagttttaaaaaaatcCAGGAGTAGTCTTATTTGGGATCATGAAACCAGTCCTTTTTCTACCTCTGTCAATCTCAATTATCTCATTTTTTCCTTTGCTGTCATTTTCAATCTGTTACTTGTTTCTTGTAGGTGTAAACGAGCCCAGCAGGGCTCCCCTTTACCCACCTCTTTGGACCCCTGTACCCCTACCAAACCAGGGCTCCGGCCAGTATCAGGCTCCAAAATTACCCCTGTCACCCTGGGTTTGAATCCTGACCCCTCTAAAGTCACCTTGACCTCTGAACTGGACCTTCTGGCTGACCTCTACTGCACCTGCATCTCTGGTATATGACCTGTAGGGGGAGACAGTGTTTCATGCCAGAGGGGGGTTAACCTGGTCCTTGTGTTGGTCCCAGATATTTTTGTGCTGTCTTCATTGATCATAGAAGTTGGCACAACAGATCTGTAACCAGGCTAGGGTTGGCTAGTTATATAATCAAAATGTGTTCTTTTGGAAATCTGCTTTTTTGTAAGATTTTAAGTACTTTAGTTGAAGTAATGTGCATTTAGtgcgattaaaaaaaaaaatatattaatatatattttttaattactgTTGTGTAATAACATTAATTCTGGTGAAGATTCTAATGTTGTGTTTGGTCTATCTCTTTCTGACAGAGAACCTAGTTCCCAACGTGTTCCTGGAACTGTTCTTTGTGCTGCAGCTTCTGACATCTAGAACACCAGCCGTCACAGAGGAAGAGGACAAGGATCTAAGTATGGGGACGTTAGGTGAGAGGTGGAGATTCTTCAACATGACCAGTAATCAGTATGGATGGAGTTTTGTAATATTCTTTCTTTCAgcgcaaatgtatttatttaaatgtgtGGGTTAATAATATTTTATTGGTGACAATATGACTGCTAAACCCTTTGTGTTTGATCTACACAGATGTCCTGGAAAGAGGCTATCTCAGCAAGGTGCACAACTGTGTCTACTTCTCTGTCAGGGTGCTGGAGAATCAGTTTGAGTGAGTTCTTCCTGGGCATATTATACTGAACATTTAAGATTTGAATCCTATGATAGTCTGGCTCCATATGTGTTTATACCGGACCTGCACTCTTGGCTAGGTCTCCCTTTAAAAGAGGTAATTTGACATCAATGTGAcaacctggtgaaataaaggttaaaacaatCTTTGTCTGTGTCAGGTTGGTGTCTCACCTGGACAAAGACACCCTGCGTCTCTTGGCTGAGAACGAGAGGGTGACCTGCTTCTCTCCGTCCCTGAGGAACAGACTGACTCTGGCCCAGGACTCCAGCACAGCCAAGGTACATAACCCAACATGACAAGAACACTAATACACTCATGTTTTGTTCTCTTCAGTCAACTCCAAAGTAAACAGGAATTCACATTTTCCTACTCGCAAAGCAATGAATTGGAATGTAATTgagcccagccctctctctcttcccttccaggTCTCGCCCTCTGTGGACACCTTCATCCACTCTGTCCCGTTCCAGCCTGCCACTGACAACCGCTCCAACTTCAGCAGTGACAAGGCCTTCCACACCTTCAAGAAGCAGAGGGATATTTTCTACGAGGTGCTGCGAGAGTGGGAAGACTTCCACAAGGAACCTAGATGGGAGTTTGAAGCTGAATTAGGCAGTAGGGTCAGGTAAGACCAATACTAGTGGTAGCAAACTAATGGCCAGTTTCACAGAACGAGTTTAAGCCTATTCCTGGACTATAAAAAGGCTCTGGTTCCAGCAAAATGTGATGTCTTTTTTATAGGAGTAGGCCTTGTTATTGGTCATGTTATAATGGTGGTGCTGTTGTGCTTCCTCCTTTCAGAGGAATGGTGAGTCAACTGAACTCCACTGGAAACCACTCTCATTTCGCCAGACTCTTCCTCAAGCAGTTGGTGCAGGTATGGAATTGGGATGgtgcaattacacacacacactcttgctctctctctcgctaacacccctctctccctctagatGTGCAAAGGTCCCCGTGCTTTGGGCTCCCCGGGCGACACCCCCGACGCGGACCTACTAGGCATGCTGGGAGCAGACAGCCTGGGGCGTCTAAAGCGTCTGGAGGAGCGTCTGATCCAGCCCCAAGGCATTCTGGGACCCTGTCCTCCACCCGCCTTCCCGGGACACCAGGAGTTCTTCAGGGACTTCTTAAAGACCGCAAGCTGGTGAGATTGACAGTGGTGTTCCAGCTTGGATACAATGCAGTCGCATTTTGCAGATTACCAGATTGTCAAATCATATTGATCGAGTTCCTGCAGTGTTAAACACTACTTATGCATTTTGCAGAGATCTTATACGGACTGATTGTTCTCAGATCTATACAGATGCGGAAGTATCCTGATTTGTCATTTGGGTGAACGTCTACCCATAACCATACCTCTCTGTCCTAGCTGCCAGCTGAACCAGCACCTGAAGGACAGTCTGTGTCAGCAGCTCCTCCAGCTTGACGAGGTGTCTGTCCTGGCTCCCGTGGTCTCCAGTGCCGAGGGAGACATGGAACAACAAGTCAGCACTGATTACTCTGTAGACCTGGTGCAAGATCTCTCACCTCAATCAGAATGGGGCTTGGTGGAGAATATATTTTCTTGTTTTAATACCCCCCTTTcccatatctcctctctctcgccctctctctgtgccacctcatctctctctcaggaTGAGAAGCAGCGTTTCTCCTCTGTCCTGCTGTTGGCTCGTCTCCTAGCTAAGTTCCT encodes:
- the cdan1 gene encoding codanin-1, which gives rise to MLSCFWSAPQGNAVATFARLLPFWYAPNSKQQAECQTAPAQTRMAALLESLLQKEVEAIKAVEWLKHDGDSDSLAWCKPLKIERQEFVPFLLNFLREQSCSTLTHGPATPAKTPSHPRVSQPSQQGPGFSSEHRGDCRSTGPGTGPRSASRVQLFSSTPSLSPGAEWDTTQPPSGSHCLGGISALSSPSFSSARSPAPSSTSRHTPSERRSTQRASLGDFMPSPPELQHHHSLSLGVQQQPRGRRRSAGMGGQGRQGGGRGVFQTDEVGPGRSEGGGRKGRGGGANKMGDPAVSPPMAQMTTLVQLNLTNLEDFPPMGMSHASPALHTKPSRRINPTPVSAERPHSRPKTCFTSTPFSTRPSSPSPVPEAVTGAIEGSITGALNVGSPPLSLQEERELLKKVKCKRAQQGSPLPTSLDPCTPTKPGLRPVSGSKITPVTLGLNPDPSKVTLTSELDLLADLYCTCISENLVPNVFLELFFVLQLLTSRTPAVTEEEDKDLSMGTLDVLERGYLSKVHNCVYFSVRVLENQFELVSHLDKDTLRLLAENERVTCFSPSLRNRLTLAQDSSTAKVSPSVDTFIHSVPFQPATDNRSNFSSDKAFHTFKKQRDIFYEVLREWEDFHKEPRWEFEAELGSRVRGMVSQLNSTGNHSHFARLFLKQLVQMCKGPRALGSPGDTPDADLLGMLGADSLGRLKRLEERLIQPQGILGPCPPPAFPGHQEFFRDFLKTASCCQLNQHLKDSLCQQLLQLDEVSVLAPVVSSAEGDMEQQDEKQRFSSVLLLARLLAKFLGYISFLPYQTSERPSREIQEATANLRSKSMSVLDVCAVLRSCVRRRRTILTVPWLVEFLSMLDFTGPFLLCYRTVLGLLLSLYRRMVLSREGEVCYLNQLLMVAVLGWLFQIPVIPEELFFTTDFAVAVELEESQTNVQGLDCLPLVDQQLLYTCCPFLGEFRKLLAAFVAGSSARGGGLIRKITPTSAELRGTPTTTRSQQKLQVDLEQAFFHNQPPSLRRTVEFVAERVGSNCVKHMKVTLVCELVRGGERLLREGLISPGANPLILNDSICAQLCDGGQEALERATRFCSEKGPEAIRVLLPDETSPAVLTTSENITKRLATEKAYSWLSSNITALVKREWKTTFDRVMKSLPSPEASGVEGSGLVAKAGAGTAAVSQEQSRTPKRDMGKEEAVTSCPPDCPHSAPLPSDVLVEIKEVLSIAVGPRSEKEALTCLQLNALLGKVGDTLSCKKFSFPMPEQMLIRCTVLLACKLVSGELPMVSPQEECDRTVSPDPVLPDSPVQRVGCSIKVLLEQLILLWGRDCCSSAPLHLLFTEMTLSAVLMASDSQWDNFLFLVRQLVEREILGEEEVVSHWRKLSQLPWPTEFIEKIQQQSSSTTSLPLPELQNHMDMLQVSPQPVEGAN